Proteins encoded together in one Orcinus orca chromosome 13, mOrcOrc1.1, whole genome shotgun sequence window:
- the SNRPG gene encoding small nuclear ribonucleoprotein G isoform X2 — translation MKLNGGRHVQGILRGFDPFMNLVIDECVEMATSGQQNNIGMVVIRGNSIIMLEALERV, via the exons A TGAAATTAAATGGTGGCAGACATGTCCAAGGAATATTGAGGGGATTTGATCCCTTTATGAATCTTGTGATAGATGAATGTGTGGAGATGGCAACTAGTGGGCAACAGAACAATATTGGAATGGTG gtAATACGAGGAAATAGTATCATCATGTTAGAAGCTTTGGAACGAGTATGA
- the SNRPG gene encoding small nuclear ribonucleoprotein G isoform X1, translated as MDKKLSLKLNGGRHVQGILRGFDPFMNLVIDECVEMATSGQQNNIGMVVIRGNSIIMLEALERV; from the exons ATGGACAAGAAGTTATCAT TGAAATTAAATGGTGGCAGACATGTCCAAGGAATATTGAGGGGATTTGATCCCTTTATGAATCTTGTGATAGATGAATGTGTGGAGATGGCAACTAGTGGGCAACAGAACAATATTGGAATGGTG gtAATACGAGGAAATAGTATCATCATGTTAGAAGCTTTGGAACGAGTATGA
- the FAM136A gene encoding protein FAM136A isoform X1, which yields MAELQQLRVQEAVDSMVKSLERENIRKMQGLMFRCSAGCCEDSQASMQQVHQCIERCHAPLAQAQALVTNELEKFQDRLARCTMHCNDKAKDSIDAGSKELQVKRQLESCVTTCVDDHMNLIPTMTKKMKESLSSIGK from the exons ATGGCGGAGCTGCAGCAGCTCCGGGTGCAGGAGGCGGTGGACTCTATGGTGAAGAGTCTGGAGAGAGAGAACATCCGGAAGATGCAG GGCCTCATGTTCCGGTGCAGCGCCGGCTGTTGTGAGGACAGCCAGGCGTCCATGCAGCAAGTGCACCAGTGCATTGAGCGCTGCCATGCACCTCTGGCTCAAGCCCAGGCCCTGGTGACCAACGAGTTGGAGAAGTTCCAG GACCGCCTGGCCCGGTGCACTATGCATTGCAACGACAAAGCCAAAGATTCAATTGATGCAGGAAGTAAAGAGCTTCAGGTGAAGCGGCAGCTGGAGAGTTGCGTGACCACGTGTGTGGATGACCACATGAACCTCATCCCAACCATGACCAAGAAGATGAAGGAGTCTCTCTCATCCATTGGGAAGTAG
- the FAM136A gene encoding protein FAM136A isoform X2 — MFRCSAGCCEDSQASMQQVHQCIERCHAPLAQAQALVTNELEKFQDRLARCTMHCNDKAKDSIDAGSKELQVKRQLESCVTTCVDDHMNLIPTMTKKMKESLSSIGK, encoded by the exons ATGTTCCGGTGCAGCGCCGGCTGTTGTGAGGACAGCCAGGCGTCCATGCAGCAAGTGCACCAGTGCATTGAGCGCTGCCATGCACCTCTGGCTCAAGCCCAGGCCCTGGTGACCAACGAGTTGGAGAAGTTCCAG GACCGCCTGGCCCGGTGCACTATGCATTGCAACGACAAAGCCAAAGATTCAATTGATGCAGGAAGTAAAGAGCTTCAGGTGAAGCGGCAGCTGGAGAGTTGCGTGACCACGTGTGTGGATGACCACATGAACCTCATCCCAACCATGACCAAGAAGATGAAGGAGTCTCTCTCATCCATTGGGAAGTAG
- the LOC117195590 gene encoding non-histone chromosomal protein HMG-14-like → MPKRKVSSAKGAAKEEPKRRSARLSAKPAPAKVETKPKKAAGRDKSSDKKVQTKGKRGAKGKQAEVAHQEAKEDLPAENGETKNEESPASDEAGEKEAKSD, encoded by the coding sequence ATGCCTAAGAGGAAGGTCAGCTCCGCCAAGGGAGCGGCGAAGGAGGAGCCCAAGAGGAGATCGGCGAGGTTGTCAGCTAAACCGGCTCCTGCAAAAGTGGAAACGAAGCCAAAAAAGGCGGCAGGAAGGGATAAATCTTCCGACAAAAAAGTgcaaacaaaagggaaaaggggagcaAAGGGAAAACAGGCTGAAGTGGCTCACCAAGAGGCTAAAGAAGACTTACCTGCAgaaaatggagaaactaaaaatGAGGAGAGCCCAGCTTCTGatgaagcaggagagaaagaagccaagtcTGATTAA